A single genomic interval of Zobellia nedashkovskayae harbors:
- a CDS encoding transposase-like zinc-binding domain-containing protein, which produces MKIELCPNCGSDSYIKSGIVNNRQRFKCKKCNYFFSVNKIGKKIDAYYVNKSLQLYLEGLTYREIERILGVSHVSIMNWVKKYNIKRPYNSDYHPTYKILNASELGDYFQKPENIKGAGVIVTELGDKFMLIKWERFKE; this is translated from the coding sequence ATGAAAATTGAACTATGTCCTAACTGTGGTTCTGACAGCTATATAAAAAGTGGAATTGTTAATAATAGACAGCGATTCAAGTGCAAAAAATGCAATTATTTTTTTTCTGTAAATAAAATTGGAAAAAAAATTGATGCCTATTATGTAAATAAATCACTCCAACTATACCTGGAAGGATTAACCTACCGAGAGATTGAACGCATTTTAGGGGTCTCCCATGTAAGCATCATGAACTGGGTTAAAAAATATAATATTAAACGGCCTTACAATTCTGATTACCACCCTACTTACAAAATTTTGAATGCTTCGGAACTTGGAGATTATTTTCAAAAACCCGAAAATATTAAAGGTGCCGGCGTTATAGTTACCGAGTTAGGAGATAAGTTTATGCTCATAAAATGGGAACGCTTTAAGGAATAA
- the miaE gene encoding tRNA-(ms[2]io[6]A)-hydroxylase, with the protein MLHLKLATDPRWVNIVEKNIEEILTDHAWCEQKAATNAITIITLNSEYPDLVTDLLLLAQEELEHFQMVHDIIKKRGYTLGRERKDSYVNELYKFMNKGGSRVKSMVDRLLFSAMIEARSCERFKLLSAEIKDPELSKFYHDLMISEAGHYTTFIGFARKYGQDVDVDKRWQELVAFEAEVIKNYGKDETIHG; encoded by the coding sequence ATGCTTCATTTAAAATTAGCAACAGACCCACGTTGGGTTAATATTGTTGAAAAAAATATAGAAGAAATACTTACAGACCATGCATGGTGCGAACAAAAAGCCGCTACTAACGCAATCACTATAATTACCCTTAATTCTGAGTATCCGGATTTAGTTACCGATTTACTCCTCTTAGCTCAAGAAGAATTAGAACATTTTCAAATGGTACATGACATCATTAAAAAACGAGGTTACACTTTAGGGAGAGAACGTAAGGACAGTTATGTTAACGAGCTTTACAAGTTTATGAATAAAGGAGGAAGTAGGGTTAAATCTATGGTAGATAGACTCTTGTTTTCTGCTATGATCGAAGCTAGGAGTTGTGAGCGCTTCAAATTACTTTCAGCAGAAATTAAAGACCCCGAACTGTCTAAATTCTATCATGATTTAATGATCAGTGAAGCAGGCCATTATACTACTTTCATTGGTTTTGCTCGCAAATACGGTCAAGATGTAGATGTAGACAAACGCTGGCAGGAGCTTGTCGCATTTGAAGCG